The Alosa sapidissima isolate fAloSap1 chromosome 16, fAloSap1.pri, whole genome shotgun sequence genome has a segment encoding these proteins:
- the inaa gene encoding internexin neuronal intermediate filament protein, alpha a — MNYGSDHYLSSSYRKIFGDVARFSASTSRSSMSSSGFRSQPGSRASSLGHRRSGRASSFSPVPSDCVDLTQTSVITNEFKIIRTNEKEQLQGLNDRFAMFIDKVRTLEQQNKVLETELVTLRQRHSEPSRLTDLYQQEMRELRSQIDELNTEKSQILIERDNIEDDLQKLRIKYEDEIRAREEAEQALRSYKKDVDDATLVRLDLERKVESLLDEINFLRKVHDEEVTELTSMMHAAQVSVEVEVSKPDLTAALKEIRGQYESLASKNLQSAEEWYKTKFANLNEQAARTNEAIRASKEEIGDYRRQLQSKTIEIETLRGTNESLERQIREMDDAHNMDIAGYQESIGHLENELRSTKSEMTRHLREYQDLLNVKMALDIEITAYRKLLEGEETHFGTGMMYPIPNHVPSQSYGYQTRTYTSSNRNPKREKEEESQGKSKMAAQQREMFEEIIEETIVTKKVEKSDLVDLNSN, encoded by the exons ATGAATTACGGATCTGATCACTACCTTTCTTCATCGTATAGAAAAATATTCGGAGATGTGGCCCGTTTTTCAGCCTCTACCTCAAGAAGTTCCATGTCCTCCAGCGGCTTTAGGTCGCAGCCTGGCTCTCGTGCGTCCTCACTGGGACACAGAAGGTCGGGGCGCGCATCTTCTTTCTCTCCGGTTCCCAGCGACTGCGTCGATCTAACTCAGACCTCAGTGATCACCAATGAATTTAAAATCATACGAACAAATGAGAAAGAGCAACTACAGGGTCTTAACGACCGATTTGCAATGTTCATCGATAAAGTGCGTACCCTGGAGCAGCAAAACAAGGTGTTGGAGACGGAGTTGGTCACTCTGCGCCAGAGGCACAGCGAACCATCCCGCCTGACTGATCTGTATCAGCAAGAGATGCGGGAGCTGCGCAGCCAGATAGACGAGCTCAACACCGAAAAGTCTCAGATTCTCATAGAAAGGGACAATATAGAAGATGATCTGCAAAAGCTGCGAATCAAATATGAAGACGAGATAAGGGCAAGAGAAGAGGCTGAACAGGCGCTCCGGTCGTACAAGAAAGACGTGGACGATGCAACCCTGGTTCGCTTGGACCTGGAGAGGAAAGTTGAGTCTCTACTAGATGAAATCAATTTCCTGAGAAAGGTACACGACGAGGAGGTGACGGAACTAACGAGTATGATGCACGCAGCCCAGGTATCTGTCGAGGTCGAAGTATCTAAACCCGATCTCACCGCTGCCCTGAAGGAAATACGAGGTCAATATGAGTCGCTGGCTTCAAAGAATCTTCAGTCTGCAGAAGAATGGTACAAGACAAAGTTTGCTAATCTAAATGAGCAGGCCGCAAGAACCAACGAGGCTATACGAGCCAGCAAAGAGGAGATAGGTGATTACAGAAGACAATTACAGTCCAAGACTATTGAAATTGAAACTCTGAGAGGAACCAACGAATCACTGGAACGCCAGATTCGCGAGATGGACGACGCACACAATATGGACATAGCAGGCTATCAG GAATCGATTGGACATCTTGAAAATGAGCTTAGAAGTACAAAGAGCGAGATGACGCGTCACCTTAGGGAATATCAAGACCTGCTGAATGTTAAGATGGCCCTGGACATTGAAATCACAGCATACAG gaaaCTTCTGGAAGGTGAAGAGACACACTTTGGCACAGGCATGATGTACCCCATTCCTAACCATGTGCCCAGCCAAAGCTATGGCTACCAGACCCGCACTTACACCAGCTCCAACCGAAACcccaagagagagaaggaagaggagagtcAGGGCAAGTCCAAAATGGCTGCACAGCAGCGGGAGATGTTTGAGGAGATCATCGAGGAGACCATTGTGACCAAGAAGGTAGAAAAGAGTGACCTGGTTGATTTAAACTCCAACTAG